The following nucleotide sequence is from Lysobacterales bacterium.
GACATCGAGCGCCAGTCGATCAATGTGTTCCGGATGAAATTGCTGGGTGCGACGGTGGTGCCGGTCACCAGCGGCTCGCAGACCCTGAAGGACGCGCTCAATGAAGCCATGCGCGACTGGGTCACGAACGTCGCGAACACGTTCTACATCATCGGCACCGTGGCCGGACCGGATCCCTATCCGACCCTGGTGCGCGATTTCAACGCGGTTTGCGGTCGCGAAGCGCGTGCGCAAATGCTGGCCGAATACGGCCGCTTGCCGGATGCGCTGGTCGCCTGCGTTGGCGGCGGTTCGAATGCGATCGGCCTGTTTCATCCATTCCTCAATGATCGCGACGTCGCGATCTATGGCGCCGAAGCCGCGGGCGAGGGCATCGGCTCCGGTCTGCATGCAGCGTCGCTGGTGGCCGGTCGGCCGGGCGTACTGCATGGCAATCGCACCTACCTGCTGTGTGACGAGAATGGCCAGGTGCGCGAGACCCATTCGGTCTCGGCCGGCCTCGACTATCCCGGCGTCGGTCCCGAGCATGCGTGGCTGAAGGACATCGGTCGTGCGCATTACGTCGGCATCACCGACGACGAGGCGATGGCCGCGTTTCACCAGCTCGCGCGCAGCGAAGGCATCCTGGCCGCGCTTGAATCGAGCCATGCGGTGGCACAAGGCATCAAGCTGGCGCGCGAATTGCCGAAAGACAAGCTCGTGCTCGTCAACCTGTCCGGCCGCGGTGACAAGGACATTTACACGATCGCGAAGCGCGAAGGAATGAAGCTGTGAGCACGCGCATCGACACTCGCATGGCGGCGTTGAAGGCTGCCGGACGCAGCGGCCTGATTCCGTTCGTGACGTCGGGCGATCCGCATCCGGACTGGATGGTCGGCATCCTGCACGCGCTGGTCGAGGGTGGCGCCGACATTCTCGAACTCGGCATGCCGTTCTCGGACCCGATGGCCGATGGCCCGGTGATCCAGAAGTCCAGCGAACGCGCACTCGAACGCGGCATGACGCTGGACCGCACGCTGGCGATCGTGCGCGAATTCCGTGATCGCGACACCACCACGCCGATCGTGCTGATGGGCTATCTGAATCCGGTCGAGTATTACGGCTGGGAAAAATTCGCGACGAACGCCAAGTCCGCCGGCGTCGATGGTCTGCTGATCGTCGACTGCCCGCCGGAGGAAGCCGACAGCGTACGCCCGGTGCTGGCGAAGCACGGACTCGATCAGATCTTCCTGGCGTCTCCGACCACGACCGATGCCCGCATCGCCACCATGGGTGAGCTTGCGCAAGGTTACGTGTACTACGTGTCCTTCGCCGGCATCACCGGCGCCGACCTGCTGGTCATGGCCGACGTCGGGGCGCGGTTGGATGAACTCCGCCAGACGATCCGTGTGCCGATCGCGGTCGGTTTCGGCGTCAAGACGGCCGTGCAAGCCGCTGCGTTGGCGCCGCATGCCGATGCGGTCGTGGTCGGCAGCGCACTGGTGGAGCAACTCGCGGCGGCGACCTCGTTAACGGATGCACAACATCGTGCCCGTGAATTCCTGCGACCCTTGCGCCTTGCCGTCGATGCGGCCCGCGCGACAGAGAAGAACTGATGGCCCGTTCCCCTTCGCATTCCGGTACCCGAAAGCCCGAGACCGATCATGACCTCCACCCGCCAATCAGTGATGCCGATCCGATGAGCTGGCTGAACAAATTGATGCCGAAGCGCATCCGCACCCAGGGCGGCGACAAGCGCAAGGTGCCGGAAGGACTCTGGGGCAAGTGCGAAGGTTGCGGCGCCGTCCTTTATCAGCCCGAGCTGGAAGCCAACCAGCAGGTCTGTCCGAAATGCAGTTTCCACATGCCGATCGGGGCGCGCGAGCGCCTGAAGCTGTTCCTTGACGAGGGCACCGGCACCGAAATCGGTGCTGCGCTCGCGCCGGCCGACGCGCTGAAGTTCAAGGATTCGAAGAAGTACAAGGATCGACTGGTCGCCGCGCAGAAGCAGACCGGCGAAACCGACGCGTTGATCGCGCTGCATGGTCGCCTGAAAGGCATGCCCATTGCGGCCTGCGCCTTCGAGTTCTCGTTCATGGCCGGCTCGATGGGGTCGGTGGTCGGTGAGCGCTTCACGCTCGCCGCCGAACACGCCCTCGCGCAGGGTACGCCGATGGTCTGCTTCGCCGCGTCCGGTGGCGCGCGCATGCAGGAAGGCCTGTTCTCCTTGATGCAGATGGCCAAGACGTCAGCCGCGATCGCACGCCTGCGCGAAGCCGGCCTGCCCTTCATTTCGGTGATGACGCATCCGACCACGGGCGGCGTGTCGGCCAGTTTCGCGATGCTCGGCGACATCAATGTCGGCGAACCGCAGGCGCTGATCGGCTTCGCCGGCCCGCGCGTGATCGAACAGACGGTGCGCGAAACCTTGCCGGAAGGCTTCCAGCGCAGCGAGTTCCTGGTTGAGCACGGCGCCATCGACCTGATCGTCGACCGCCGCCAGATGCGCGACAAGCTCGCCGACCTGCTGGCGATCCTGATGCGGCGGCCGCGCGCCGCGGCAGGCTGACTGCCGACAATT
It contains:
- the trpB gene encoding tryptophan synthase subunit beta, with the protein product MGFSVLEPIEPISRPDDLMSMPDARGHFGPYGGRFVADTLMAPLAELSEAYAKLKHDPEFIAELDYDYRHYVGRPSPIYHAKGLSKAVGGAQILLKREDLNHTGAHKINNTIGQAMLAKRMGKTRIIAETGAGQHGVASATVAARLGLECVVYMGATDIERQSINVFRMKLLGATVVPVTSGSQTLKDALNEAMRDWVTNVANTFYIIGTVAGPDPYPTLVRDFNAVCGREARAQMLAEYGRLPDALVACVGGGSNAIGLFHPFLNDRDVAIYGAEAAGEGIGSGLHAASLVAGRPGVLHGNRTYLLCDENGQVRETHSVSAGLDYPGVGPEHAWLKDIGRAHYVGITDDEAMAAFHQLARSEGILAALESSHAVAQGIKLARELPKDKLVLVNLSGRGDKDIYTIAKREGMKL
- a CDS encoding tryptophan synthase subunit alpha — protein: MAALKAAGRSGLIPFVTSGDPHPDWMVGILHALVEGGADILELGMPFSDPMADGPVIQKSSERALERGMTLDRTLAIVREFRDRDTTTPIVLMGYLNPVEYYGWEKFATNAKSAGVDGLLIVDCPPEEADSVRPVLAKHGLDQIFLASPTTTDARIATMGELAQGYVYYVSFAGITGADLLVMADVGARLDELRQTIRVPIAVGFGVKTAVQAAALAPHADAVVVGSALVEQLAAATSLTDAQHRAREFLRPLRLAVDAARATEKN
- a CDS encoding acetyl-CoA carboxylase carboxyltransferase subunit beta, translated to MSWLNKLMPKRIRTQGGDKRKVPEGLWGKCEGCGAVLYQPELEANQQVCPKCSFHMPIGARERLKLFLDEGTGTEIGAALAPADALKFKDSKKYKDRLVAAQKQTGETDALIALHGRLKGMPIAACAFEFSFMAGSMGSVVGERFTLAAEHALAQGTPMVCFAASGGARMQEGLFSLMQMAKTSAAIARLREAGLPFISVMTHPTTGGVSASFAMLGDINVGEPQALIGFAGPRVIEQTVRETLPEGFQRSEFLVEHGAIDLIVDRRQMRDKLADLLAILMRRPRAAAG